TCGGGCTTCACAAGAGTCATCGGCACCAGCACCGTCCGCTGCCCGTACTCCTCCGCCAGCCCCACCAGGAACCCGGCCACCTGCCGCCGCCACAGCCGCAGATCCTGGAAGTCCCCGGTCGGCACCTCCACGATCTCGCGGAGCACGTACCCGATCACCTCCGGATCGAAGACCAGCGCGTCGGGCCACCGCCCCCGCAACTCCTCCACCAACGTGCTCTTGCCACTCCCGAAGGCCCCGTTCACCCAGACGATCACCGGCCGACCGTACCCATGTCCTCTCCGGACCGCACGCCTGTCCGGGCGAAGTCGGCCAGTGCCGTGAAGTCCGGCTCGCGCAGGCCCAGTCGGGGGTCTATGCGGTGCAGCAGGGCGTGGGGGCCGTGGCGTGCGGTGACGAAGGTGCGGTCGATCACGGTCAGTTCGTCGTCCACCCACGCGAACGGGCGCCCCGCCGCGTGCTCGACGAGATGCGGGGTCTTCCAGAACAGACCGGTCGGCCAGGACGCCGTGTCAGGCATCTGGTCGCGGTCCGCCCCCGCCCCCGGCCCCTCGACCGCGACGGCCCCTGGCCGCCCCGCCGCCCCCGGCCACTCCACCACCGGCAGTTCCGGCAGCCCCAGCACCGGCCCGATGTACGTGTTCGCCTCGGCGCCCCACGTCGTCGCCCACACCAGGTCGTACAGCCGCCCCAACTCCCGCAGCCGCCGCCCGTGCTCCTCGTTCAGCCACACCCGCAACGGCTTGACGTACGCCGCCGGCTCGCCCGGATGCTGGTCGATCCAGCCCTGCGGCTTCATCCGGTGGGTCGAGTACCCGGCGGGCCGCCGCTCCGGCTTCGCCGCGTACGGGTTCAACGGCCCGTCCACATCCAGATAGAGCACCGGACGCCGACCCACAGCCCCACCGGACCACTCACCCGATCCGCCCGGCCCACCAGGCCCACCCGGCTCGCCTGACCCACTCATCCCGCTCATCCAGCCATCATCGCCTCAACCCCGCGCCGAGGGGAGAAGGCGCCCGCTCACCCCGGCCAGACGATCGCCTGCGTCTCGCTGTACGCGTGCAGCGCGTACGAGCCCACGTCGCGTCCCACCCCGCTCTGCTTGAAGCCGCCGAACGGGGCCTCCATGTTGCGGCCGACCGTGTTCACGCCCACGCCGCCCGCCCGCAGGCGCCGGGCCACCCGGAAGGCTCGGGCGACGTCGCCGGACCAGACGTAGTCGATGAGGCCGTAGTCGCTGTCGTTGGCGAGGGCGACGGCTTCGTCCTCGTCGTCGAAGGGGAGGGCGACGACGACCGGCCCGAAGATCTCCTCGCGGACGACCCGCATGTCGGGGGTGCAGTCCGCCAGCAGGGTCGGCGCCACCCAGAAACCCCGCTCGTACGGCGGCCGTTCACCCCCCGCCACCACCCGCGCGCCCTCCTTGCGGCCCAGCTCGACGTACGACTCGACGCGGTCGCGGTGGGCCGCCGAGATCACCGGCCCGACCACCGTGCCCGGCGCGCGCGGATCGCCGACCGGCAACCGCGCGGCGTAGGCGGCCAGTTGGGCCACCAGCCGGTCGTACACGCCGCGCTGTGCGATCACCCGCGTCGGCGCCGTGCAGATCTGCCCGCTGTAGAAGGTGAAGGTGGTGGCGATGCCTGCGACGGCCGCGCCGAGGTCCGCGTCGTCGAAGACGACCGCCGCGCCCTTCCCACCCAGCTCCATCAGCTGGCGCTTCATCCCGCGCCCGCACACCTCCGCGATCCGCCGCCCGACCGCCGACGAGCCGGTGAAGCTCACCATGTCGACGTCCGGTGCGTCCACGGCTGCCTCACCGACCTCCGGCCCCGACCCGCCCACCACGTTCACCACACCCGGCGGAACACCGGCGGCCTCCAGGGCCTCCGCCATGCGGTGGACGGAGAGCGGGTCCTGCGGGGCCGGTTTCACGACCACCGTGTTGCCCATGGCGAGGGCGGGGGCGATCTTCCCGGCCGGGTTGGCCCAGGGGTTGTTGTACGAGGTGATGCAGGTGACCACGCCCACGGGCTGGCGTACGGCGAGGGCGCCCATCACGGCCGCCTTCCCGAAGGGCCCGGCCTCGTTGATCTGGGGCGCGATCGGCTCCTCCACCGGCTCCACGCGCGCGTACCGCTGGAAACGGGCGGCACCCACCCCGACCTGCATGCCCCGCGCCGTCCCGGTCGTCGCACCGCTCTCGGCCTGCGCGAGCGCGGCGTACGGGACGAGGTGGCGTCGTATGTGGTCCGCCGTACGGGCGAGGATCGCGGCCCGCTCGGCGGCGGGCGTCCTCGACCACGGGCCGAAGGCCTCCCGGGCGGCGGCGGCCGCCGCGTGCACCTGTTCCCGCGAGGCCTCCGGCGCCCACCCGACGACCTCCTCCGTCGCCGGGTCGACCACCGGATAGTGCCCGCCGTCGGGCTCCACCCAGGAGCCCCCGATGAACAGCCGCCGCCGCTGCGAGGACTCCTCCGACGCCCCCTCCGAGGACTTCTCCGACGCCCCTCCCGAAGACTCCGGCCGACTCACCGCGTACTCACCGTCCGCGTGTCCCGCCCACTGCGCAACACCTTGCCGGGCACGGCGCCCGTCACCACGTCGTCGCGGATCGCCTCGACTCCGTTGACCCAGACCGCCCGTACGCCGATCGCCTTGGAGTCGAGGCGCGGGCTGTCACCCGGCAGGTCGTGCACCAGGGTGGCCTTGCCCGCGTCGACGCGCTCCGGATCGAAGAGGACGAGGTCCGCGTGCCACCCCTCCCGCACCTGACCCCGTTCCCGCAGGCCGAAGAGGCGGGCCGGGTCGTCGGTGAGCATCTTCACCGCCTGCTCGAGACCGACGAGCTTGCGTCCGCGCAGACAGTCGCCGATGAACCGGGTGGTGTACGGGGCGCCGCACATGCGGTCCAGGTGGGCGCCCGCGTCGGAGCCGCCGAGGAGGACGTCCTCGTGCCGCCAGGTCTCGGCGCGCAGCGTCCAGGAGTCGGGGTCGTTGTCGGTGGGCATGGGCCACAGGACCGTACGGAGATCGTCGGCGGCGCAGATCTCCACCAGGCACTCGAACGGTTCCTGCCCCCGCTCGGCGGCTATGTCCCGCACGACGCGCCCGGTGAGGCCCTCGTTCGCCGCGCTGTAGGTGTCCCCGATGACGTACCGGCCGAAGTTGGCGAGCCGCCGGAAGACGCCCGCCTCCTTGGAGTCCGCCCGGCGCAGCATCTCCGCCCGCACCTCGGGGTCGCGCAGGCGTTCGATCCGCTCGGGCACCGGCAGGCCGAGGATCGGACCCCAGCCGGGGATCAGGTTCAGCGCGCAGAACGTGC
This genomic stretch from Streptomyces deccanensis harbors:
- a CDS encoding aldehyde dehydrogenase family protein; protein product: MFIGGSWVEPDGGHYPVVDPATEEVVGWAPEASREQVHAAAAAAREAFGPWSRTPAAERAAILARTADHIRRHLVPYAALAQAESGATTGTARGMQVGVGAARFQRYARVEPVEEPIAPQINEAGPFGKAAVMGALAVRQPVGVVTCITSYNNPWANPAGKIAPALAMGNTVVVKPAPQDPLSVHRMAEALEAAGVPPGVVNVVGGSGPEVGEAAVDAPDVDMVSFTGSSAVGRRIAEVCGRGMKRQLMELGGKGAAVVFDDADLGAAVAGIATTFTFYSGQICTAPTRVIAQRGVYDRLVAQLAAYAARLPVGDPRAPGTVVGPVISAAHRDRVESYVELGRKEGARVVAGGERPPYERGFWVAPTLLADCTPDMRVVREEIFGPVVVALPFDDEDEAVALANDSDYGLIDYVWSGDVARAFRVARRLRAGGVGVNTVGRNMEAPFGGFKQSGVGRDVGSYALHAYSETQAIVWPG